A region of the Leeuwenhoekiella sp. MAR_2009_132 genome:
TTTGTCATACCCTCCAGTGATTACCCGGGGGTTTTTCAATCTGAACTTTTCGAACGCTTTTAAGTTGGGTGTTTTCATATGTAAAGTATTAAATTAGTATTCCTACAAACCAATAGCTTGCTAGTTGTCAACCGATCTCAGTTGTTTCAAATACTGGGAAGGTTTCTCCCCCACTTTTCGTTCAAAAGCTTTAGAAAATGAATAAGCCCTTTTAAAACCTACTTCTTCTCCCAAAGCCTGGATTTTATAGTACTGAAGTTGGGTGTCACCTGCTAATTTTTTTATCAAGTATTCAATGCGCAACTCATTGATATAACTCGAGAAATTCATTTTTTTAGTTTCATTAATGACCCTTGAGAGATATGCTGAATTGGTATTTAAATCCTTAGCGAGACTAAAAAGACTTAGCTCGGCATCTAAATACTGCTTTCGGTCTTCAAAGTTCTGGAGCCTTCGTAGCAGGACAATTTTTATTTCCTCGGTAAGAACTGGCTCAGCAGGATCATCATCATCATCATCATCAATTTCCCTGACCTTTAGAGGTTCTGAAGCGTTACATGAGAATTTCTTAACTCTTTTGAATTTGGATTTTAAATAAATACCCGAAAATACAAGGGCCAAGGCTACTAAACTGAATTGCAAAAATTGCTTCATATACCGCCATTTATAAGCTTGCTTTTCAGAATCCAATTCCTCCAAAAGTCTTGGCTTTTCTACCTGATTGAGATAACTGGAATTTAAATAGAGTTTGTTTGAATTAATGACGGAATCAACCGCTATTGCCCTACGTGTATAATAGAGCTCTTCTTCAGAATCTGGCAGGTTTTTACTGTATGTAATCAAATTATCGTACACTTTTTTTAATTCTGGGTAGACCTCCTGATTTAGCGTGTAAATCGAATCAATCTTTTTAAAATAGTCATTGGCCAGAGATACGTCACCCATTTTTTTAGCAATTTGTCCCAGATAGTAATACGATACTGAAACTACAGATAGATCTTCAGAGATTTCTGGTAGCGCCTCGTTTAATAGCTTTTCGGCTGTTTGATACGCATCCAACCAATAAGCATTAACTCCTTTTGAGTGTAAGAAATCGTAAAAGAACAATCGGTCGGAAGTTTTTAATGTTTCTTCCAGTCCGATTTCAATAAATTGGGCTGCCTGCTCGTAATTACCCGCTCGCTGATATGCCAGTTGCAGATTGTGAAGCGTGATTAAATAATCCTCAAGATAAACTGCTTCAAAATCAGGTAATGTTTTCAAGTAGTCCAAGTGATTCTCGTAAATTTCAATAGCCTTGGTGTAATCTCCCCATCTATTTTGAAAAGCTCCCAAGACCTGGCTTATCTCGATTTCCTGTTCTTTATTCTGATTCAGCCGTGCCAAATCGTAAGCATTATAATAGGCTTTCAGGGATTCTTCATAAGCTCCAAGTTCGTAGTGATAATAGCCTTTCAGCATATAGCCCAATGCCGGATAAGTATAGTTGTAACAATTTTGAGAATACCGTATAATACTGTCGCTGTATTTTAAATTGGTTTGCGTATCATACAGACGGGCTGCAAAGTCAAAAGCTCTGGCGATTTCAAAACTGTCTTTAGCTTTCCTAGCCTTGTTTAGGTAAGCTTCAGTAATCAGCCGTTGCTGACTCAGGCTTACCTCACGTTCATCATAAGCCATCCTAAGTTCAGGAATACTTAGACCTTCTAGGTACTTTCGATAATAGGTATTGTGAACACCTTCCTGACCTAGCCTATTTGTATTAGAAATTTCCTGCTGTGGAACCCCTGAAATAGAAACCAATATCCATAAACTGAGCACTAACATACGTTTTCAATTTAGAGTAATTTCTTATTTGATCCCTGCAAGATGCCAAGCGATTCCAGTTTGTAATTGTCTTTCACCTGAATGTAACTTACATTTTCAATGATCTCAGCTCCCAATTTCCGTTTCTCAAAACCAGCAGTCATCCCAAAGTCTATTCGACTCAATCCCAATTTTTTAGCTCTTAAAATCGTCTGATACAATAATTGCCGATATGTTTGATACTGGTTTACATATTCATAATCAAGCCCTACCAGGTTTGGTACATAGGTTTTGGCTGATTTATAGCAAAACATCACTCCAAGAATTAACCTGTCTTTGTCAATCTCG
Encoded here:
- a CDS encoding helix-turn-helix domain-containing protein codes for the protein MLVLSLWILVSISGVPQQEISNTNRLGQEGVHNTYYRKYLEGLSIPELRMAYDEREVSLSQQRLITEAYLNKARKAKDSFEIARAFDFAARLYDTQTNLKYSDSIIRYSQNCYNYTYPALGYMLKGYYHYELGAYEESLKAYYNAYDLARLNQNKEQEIEISQVLGAFQNRWGDYTKAIEIYENHLDYLKTLPDFEAVYLEDYLITLHNLQLAYQRAGNYEQAAQFIEIGLEETLKTSDRLFFYDFLHSKGVNAYWLDAYQTAEKLLNEALPEISEDLSVVSVSYYYLGQIAKKMGDVSLANDYFKKIDSIYTLNQEVYPELKKVYDNLITYSKNLPDSEEELYYTRRAIAVDSVINSNKLYLNSSYLNQVEKPRLLEELDSEKQAYKWRYMKQFLQFSLVALALVFSGIYLKSKFKRVKKFSCNASEPLKVREIDDDDDDDPAEPVLTEEIKIVLLRRLQNFEDRKQYLDAELSLFSLAKDLNTNSAYLSRVINETKKMNFSSYINELRIEYLIKKLAGDTQLQYYKIQALGEEVGFKRAYSFSKAFERKVGEKPSQYLKQLRSVDN